The nucleotide sequence GCGATCGACTCACTGTAGATGAGAAATTCCAGATCGCTTGTTTGTACTGCTTCGAAAATGATATCAAACACCTTTGGCAATCTGTCAGCAAGACGAAGcacttgaatgaaatgaaatatcgTAATTCTTCGCTACAGTACTACTGGATCTGCTACCTTAGAAACAAATTGCACAGAATTCCTAATCCGTTCACTTATGATGATATTGACAACATGTATGAGAAGAGAGGGTTTAAAAACCGTTCATCGGTcgtgtatttttggaatcgtttaTCATCTGATAGGCAGCCACGAATAGATGTGTATTCCAGCGCAGTTTTGGTATTCTGTCGGTTTATTTTACCGAAACTAAACGAACAACAACTCGACATTTTCGTGGCCGAAAAAGGCGTCAAATTGATGCATTTTCTGTTGGAGTTTCGGTCAACACAGTTTCGTGATCTTGTTCTTCCAACTTGGAAGTATATTCAAAGCAGAATCGATGCAGCAAGTTATTCATATCTTATTAACGAAATGCTCGTAGACGAGACTATGAAGAGTAAGGAACATGTTCATTCTGGAAGAGGAGCGGTTTTGTTCAGCGAGATTTGGAAAAGTGCTCCGCAGGAATTCAAACGATCGGCGTTGGATGTCGTCCTGcataatgaaataataattctGCAGAGAAATCATACACGATTGAACACTATAAGATCAATGAAATTACTAAACATAGTATTGCAAGATGCAGCTTTAGAAGAAAGAAATGCattttggtgtaaaaattgGCCTAAATTGATCTTTAGCGCACCTGTCGAAGATTTGGATGTTGCAATGAAATTGTCTTTTcgaagtgaaaatgaaattacactATTTAAAGAGAACACTATGTCGATATATGAAAATATGGCCGAAGGGTGCGTCTTGTTACTGAAATTCGGTGATTTCAAAGAATTAAATGATTTCTTGTCTTTTTGCTGCCTCGATGAGCAAAAAAGAGTGGAGTTGAAACAACGATTATTGAGCTCGAATTATATTGGAGAAAATTCTGTATTTACACGTGACGTAGTCAGAAACAATAAATTGCTAAATGAGTTCGTCGACGATGCTTTTCGAGATGCTGCTGATCTCGGCGTTGAATTTAGAAACCAATTAACATCATCACCAGTAACCGAAGAATGTTTACTCGAATGTATTCGCTGGTGTCATGTTGTCGATGTCGTTCACCTGATGGAATTCGTCGACACTTTTATTGCAGATGAACAAGTCATAGTGCCTTTGAAAAAACGTTTGTTTGAGCATTTCAAAGATCGTCTTATTGCTGGTAACGTTCCTGGGTTCGATAGTGACAAATTCGAAGCATTTGTTGTTTGGTTGTTGGGTAGCGAAGACGAAATTATCAGATTCAAGCAGTCAATATCAGTAGTGGATATTGTTCATAATGCGATGCGAATTCTTTTGCGAGTACTTGTGATAGGTAGTGGGGCTAAACTTGGTTTTCCTACGAGTTGTGAGGATTTTTTAATGTGGTATTACAACaaagatgaagatgaaattgAGAAGTTTATGAATCTATTAGATGATGAACTGATGAAGTACTTCTTTATCGTTCCTAGAGAACATTTGACGAATCGTGTCTAGATGGGTCtaattcttgaaatgaaaaattactgttAAGCTTGTCAAATTGATATCGTTTACCTACTTGTTGTAATGTTTTATTATGTCTGCATCGGTGATACATACATACTTATCGTAATTTATTGTGGTTAGTTATTGATTGTAAAGTAGTAGGTTGGGATGCTGTAAAGGATTGGTACACTGTTCAGCCATTTTCTTGCGaaagcgtattttttttcataactcgAAAACAACgacatttgcaaaaattttagaagagttcttttttcgtagaaaattgaaaaatatgaccaaAGCAagagacttgaaatttcatactGTGCAACCGGAAGTGTACaatatatttataaaaaaaatgtgaaaaccaaatatttttcatttttttctccatatttTCAATATCTCGGGTCCTACAGTTGAAATTTAAAGATTGTTGCAAAATTggtcgtatttttttcatttcccacAAAGGAAgaactcttcaaaaatttctgtgaacgttaatttttgagttataaaaaatacgaatttgcaagaaaatggcggaccagGATACCTCCCTAGTAtctatataggtattaggtattaACCGATtgtatcattatttttaatgctCGTAATAAAcgtattcaataaattttactgGCAAATTTATGTGGTCATTCGTGTAATATTAAcgtgttcgaaaaaattcaattttttacgtcaAGTTTGTGgatttggatatttttcttcaTGCATCCCTTGCATCATCTTTGATCTCACCCACTCAGCAACTGAAAAATCCGCCTTCAGTTGTTCCTCAATCGTCATTACCAATCGACTCTGGAGGCTGAAGATAGAGTATAAAACCAAATCTCAGTCTTttaagttgatgaaattttttttctcatgaaaaatgggtgaaatttaaattcttgaaaattttacgaaaattaaaaaatcaatttcatcgtatgaaatttttgctggtggtgtatttcgGGTTCTTCTCTTGATTTTCTATGGTCTGgttgaaataggtaatttctgctcgtaggaaaatttttgatattcgcATAAATGATTGCATGTTGTTCGATACGAACCCTTCGTGAAGTTCTTTTGACAATTATCTCgttgttttttgaattaaattgtGAAAAGGGCACAGAAGTGAGGTTTAATCTTGAAATCTTATATGCCGACGTTcagaaaaaatatctaaaaaatctcctattaaaatatttttaaaaatcttggtACATCTtgaagacttgatttttttggaaggggggggCTAACCGTGAATAGATAGATGAGACGATATTGACgagttatgaaatttcatttcgggTGTAAGGAAATGGCGCGAAAAAAGCTCGAATTTAGCTTTCTGGATTTTAGTAGACAccttggttacttttttgataaacaaaAGGTTACTAAAGTTATTTTTATTGAAGGCCAATTTTGTTACGATGGCTGTATGCTGTATACCTACTtgacattttcagcaaaataatTTGAGCCATACCTAAATATCACTATACTGATTGGATATTTTCCTTTTTATGTGTTCCAGGAAGAGAACGGGGATTCGCAgagaacgtaaaaaaaaaatcggtaagTTT is from Planococcus citri chromosome 1, ihPlaCitr1.1, whole genome shotgun sequence and encodes:
- the LOC135840299 gene encoding uncharacterized protein LOC135840299; this encodes MTETVSNVYDLLYPSPITLKQISSIIVAVQLWRTEIRDHPESKRFQDFDSEDNIPVRTVLPTLPSTIYSLLEKYIDTFRKSVVKWQNYHKRVFNDSGSMIVLSRFNDFAWDWDGTIHEERTAKRMMMCDRLTVDEKFQIACLYCFENDIKHLWQSVSKTKHLNEMKYRNSSLQYYWICYLRNKLHRIPNPFTYDDIDNMYEKRGFKNRSSVVYFWNRLSSDRQPRIDVYSSAVLVFCRFILPKLNEQQLDIFVAEKGVKLMHFLLEFRSTQFRDLVLPTWKYIQSRIDAASYSYLINEMLVDETMKSKEHVHSGRGAVLFSEIWKSAPQEFKRSALDVVLHNEIIILQRNHTRLNTIRSMKLLNIVLQDAALEERNAFWCKNWPKLIFSAPVEDLDVAMKLSFRSENEITLFKENTMSIYENMAEGCVLLLKFGDFKELNDFLSFCCLDEQKRVELKQRLLSSNYIGENSVFTRDVVRNNKLLNEFVDDAFRDAADLGVEFRNQLTSSPVTEECLLECIRWCHVVDVVHLMEFVDTFIADEQVIVPLKKRLFEHFKDRLIAGNVPGFDSDKFEAFVVWLLGSEDEIIRFKQSISVVDIVHNAMRILLRVLVIGSGAKLGFPTSCEDFLMWYYNKDEDEIEKFMNLLDDELMKYFFIVPREHLTNRV